From Anopheles maculipalpis chromosome X, idAnoMacuDA_375_x, whole genome shotgun sequence:
ACACGTACTTGCTGTTTAGTGCGGCTATGAACGATGCCTGGGGCAGTGAGTCCTCGAGCGAGAACAGCTCGTCACGCGTTACCGTCTGCGAGCGGGACTTCAGCACCGCCTTCGAACCGATCGGCGACAGGTAGAGCCCGTGCCGGTCGCGCAACGCAAGATGGCCGCTGTGGTATTCGGCCGAAAACAGACAATCGTCCGTGCACTTGGTCTCCAGTTTGCCGTTGGAGTTGAGATATCTAATAGtagcacacaaaaataaaacataatcaattggatgctctcctgcgGGGGGAGAACCAAGCTTACTTGTTGTTGCACGTATGCAGCGCGTAACGACCATCCTCATCGGCACGGAACTCCAGCGTGAACAGCGTGTCCTCACCCCACGGAATGTTCGCATCGACATGGATTTCATCCTGCGTGTCGGACAGATGGGCAAACCGTTTGCGACCAACCGAGCGCAAGTTCACCTGTGACGAGATGATGCACAGCAAAACAATTCTTAAGTTAGGAGCCCTCAAAAATACAGCCCAAATTCTTCACTGCTTACCTGAGGCCTAGCAGCGAGATGAACACTCCACAGTTCGCTCTTGCCCGGAGCCTTCGCCGTGCAGGTTAGCTTTTCCGGCGTGCCACCAAGGAAGTATCCGCGCTGCTCGTTCTTCAACGCCCAGCGGCCCGAATTGTCATCGGTGATGCTGATCTGGAAGCGGCTGCCCGCATCGCGCTCCTCCGACTCGCACAGCACATTGCCGAACGTGTCCACCGAAAGGTAGCGTCCCAGGTGCGACTTCAGATAGATGATGCCTGGCAAGCGAGATGATGTTTCGAGAAAAGGCGAATCCACATTAGCAGGTGTTCGTTTTTGGGGTGGGCAgaaaagacgaagaagaagaaaaagaggaagaaaaagaaagcctCCCAATTGCTCGCAACCACTCTTTTCAAGCGCGTGAAGCATGGAGAAGATGATCACACGCAATCATCTGGTCCAGGCTCCAGATCAACCAACCAAATCATGATGAATATACACCGCGCAGACACAAGCGCGTGCCCaataaaggaaagaaaaatgcccGTCCGGGCGGACCACGCACCGGTGCACGCGATCGCGTCCAAACTGCGCAACAGGCAAGCAGGGGGTGCACGATCTAGGACGTGCGCGATATAAAAATTCATCCACCGGTATACCGGTATACACACACGCTGGAGAGAGCAAAAACGcactgaaataaaaattgcccTCCCGCCCGTTTCACCCACCGCATAGTCAATTAGAGAAAATTCATGCACACACGCGGGCAGTAAAATGAAAtatataaatgaaaatatatcCAGCAAACGGCTGTTGGCTCCGATCTCTGTCTCATTCGGAATCGAAATGACAGTAATTTATGAGAAAACGGAAATCTTTACTTCGCTGCTTGCCGGTTTAGGCGGACCTACTACCTGTCGTAAGTCTTACTGCTTTAAAGTAGGTGATGGAGGACcgccacacacaaaatcaatcgaCCATGCTTTCTCACTATCATGGCTACCATTGAAGTTATTAATTATGATACAATTACGGAGCGTTCCTGGGCGCTGCGGGTGGtatggtagtagtagtagacgAGAACACCTCAGAGATAATACTTACTATCGCCGGTGGTGGACGGTTCCAGCGTCCAGAGCTGCTTCTTCTTGAGGCTTGCACCGTTAGCGTTCAGCTTGTAGCCGAACGTTTCGGCCGTCATGTATTTGTACTGGCCATTGATCAGCCCGATCGTCCACCAGCCCTTCTGCTGGTTCTGTAGCAGGATATCACCGTTTGTATTTATCTCGTACCCGGAACCATTCATGGTGGCGACGGTCGGTTGGAGATACAGGGTGGCTGCTTTCGATGCTCAACAGAGCCGCGTCACACGCAAAGAATCCGTACGGGTCCGGGGAAGGGGTGAGTCGACGGGTTGCCGCCGAAGGATGCGGATGAAGGGCGGGAGAGTCTTGGTGACTTGGTGGTTTATCTGTAAAATGGAGTTGCAATGGGATCATTAGCACCAACGTATTAAACTACCGCAGGGTTGGCGAAGTTAAGTTAGGAGCTCTCTACTAGCGAACGTCAAACACAAATCTTCCTTATCGATATGACTTTCGACGAGCATTTGCGTCCCTTTCAAACGAACATTGAAAACAATGGATTTCTTGTCTATTTCTGTACGGTTTTGTGGCCTTTTTTCGAAACATCCCACCGCGTGCTGGAAGCGCCAGCGAATCATTGCCAATGCACTGCACGttccacacatccacacaacaATCAATCACACGATAACCCTGAGGCCCCGCACCAAACGATTGCAGCTGAGTAGCGATTCCCATTACGATTAGCGATTCTACAACATCCCAACAGCTCTACCGCGCAGGACATTCACTTGCGACAAATCACCGGAAGTTATTGTcatcacatgcacacaaacacaacacccgCACACTCTATGAATCACAACAAACATCAAGAGTTGAAGAACGCTCCCCGTGCTCCGAATATATATTGAGCCGCGCATGGTTTTGTTGATTGAAGGAAGTTGAGTTGAAGTTGCCGAACGTTGGAATCAAGGGTTCCATCAAAACGGGTGGAGGTCTAAACCATCCGCCGATCTTATTCACCTCTTCTGCCTGGGTACGGTGAAGTacaccacacaacaaaacactcaAGGTAACGCGGACGGACTTCAGTCTCGTGCGGACTTCACCTGCAGACTGTGGCCGGCATACAACGTCCGACGTGCCCGAGGCTCTACCGTGCTTGCGACTTCAGTGTCcatcatcccccccccccctccccttccaCCCAAATCTCCCTCCCCCTTCTCCACAACACCTTATCCTCTTTCTCTTGCTTTTCGTTTCTCGTTGCGCTTGGATTCGCGCACTGGTTGAgggaaaaagctttttacTAATACGGGACCATGGACACGGGTGAGTGGTGTGTATCTGCaagctaatttttttttttttacgctcaCACTATGAAGCATCAAAGTTTATTCTTAATCATCGTACAACTTCCGAACACCGCGTGTTTCTTGATGGAGAAGAGATTCGATTAGTTGCGAGAGTGTACATGACTCATGCAGCCAACCTCTCTACTTCTGTCGATTAGCGGACCTGCTTGGCTCTTTATCGTACGCTTTCTTTTGTGCTGCAGTTTCTCGGCAGGACTTCGCGGCAAGGCCGCAGCTAGATAAGGGGCACAACTGCACCCAACATTGGCAAGAGCTGATAAAGATGGCCAGATTCTGAGGTTTTGCCGTTCGCGCTAGGACTACTGATATGGGGGTTTGTTGACAGAAGAGACTGTAGGCAAACGAGCAGGACGATCTATTAGAAGGTTTTTGTTGCTAGTCTTCAAGATAAGCATTGCGTTCCAATCTACAGTAAATAGAGTCCTAAAACATGTTTGTATAAGTTTTCATATCTTTGGATGTGTCGTTGGAGAATCTCCTGACGAGTCCCTCGAACATCCAGCCAAATAATCTTTGCTCTGGTAGGATTTGTTCGCCTCTTTGGTGCAGCGGATCTTCACCCACACAGGATGTGTCACGTATTACCTTCCAACCATCGTGTCATCCATCATGTGCGCCAACGAGGTGGGTCGTTCCAATGTCTCTTTCCAGCCTCGTTGCCAGAATGTTAAACATTACGCTGCGCACTGGTAACAATAGCTTCCTATCTTTCCCTATGAGTCATCCAACTACTGCTTGTCACTCCGGAAGTGCCCCCGTGCTCCTGGACGAtctttctccctctttctctctctccaaaCAATCGCCGGCTACATCCGGTAGGACTTACCGTACAATCGGCTCGTGCTATTCTAACCCCATGCATGCGGGTCTCAAAATGCGGGACCCAAGCAAACGAATGACTCTTGAAAGTAGAGAAAAcacaagcataaaaaaaaacacgacacaaacacacaaaaaacgtgGCGACTCTCAAGGTCAAGAGCAgacgaagttttttttttttgttgaggccCGAAAacagagaacaaaaaagagaCCTTTATCACCCTCGTGTTTTGTGCATACATTagtgttttcttctctctgttttattttcctcatttcTTTTTTGAGTCCGATCGCTCACTTACCATATTACATCTTTTGCCCTCGTCTCGTCCGAGGGACAGTCGactttgttccatttttcaataaaacccTGCACCGGAACCAACCCCAAAATGCAAAGAATGCAGAGGAGGCACACTCACTGCGTTCAGAGTGGGGTGGTGGAGAGGGAGGTGTAGCTAACGGGAAAATCCCTCAAccccccctcctcctcctcctcctcctcaatGTCTTTGTCTTGGCTGACGCACACACAGTGAAAGCCAGTCGGCACTGGAAAATAGATGGAAAAGTCGCGGGCATAACCATTcccctaccccccccccccccgccacACATCCCCCTAGCTGCCCACCCTCCAACCCTTAGCACGCACATACGAATAAAGGAAACAACACGAATCGTTCGCGCCAATCATTCccatctgttttgtttttcttttttcgcctCCTCTTTCCTCTTTATTTGTTGCGAATCATTTTTCGCGATCTCGACGCACATGTGTgtttgactgtttttttttccttcctttttttcttttcttgcttaAAGTTTCCTTCCCACTTCCATTATCATGTTCGATCTTTGTTCGCTCGTTTCCTTCACATCTCTTCACAATCTTGCACATCTTCTTAACgactttcttttccctttcacccttttcttcttttattttctttttttttcgctttaccccacacacacacgcactaggAGGTTgcacatttttattgttaatgCTTTTCTCTAACtgaattgttttttcttcttttcaaaaCGGTAACCCTGATCGCAGATGTATCGCAGCCTCTGTCCTGGGTGGTTTAAAGCAGTGCGATTGCACACATTTGATGCAATGATCGATCAGCGCAAGAGCAACAGCAAATAgtggaaattgaattaaacatTGGTCTTCATAAAATAGTACGGTAAAATCGACCAACAAAAAGCGATTTTGCCAAATGTGTAAGCCCCCAAGAGACcctgaagtaaaaaaaagggtgataAGCAATTACACTTCACACAATTCGCCACTGGAAGC
This genomic window contains:
- the LOC126557289 gene encoding protein singed, which produces MNGSGYEINTNGDILLQNQQKGWWTIGLINGQYKYMTAETFGYKLNANGASLKKKQLWTLEPSTTGDSIIYLKSHLGRYLSVDTFGNVLCESEERDAGSRFQISITDDNSGRWALKNEQRGYFLGGTPEKLTCTAKAPGKSELWSVHLAARPQVNLRSVGRKRFAHLSDTQDEIHVDANIPWGEDTLFTLEFRADEDGRYALHTCNNKYLNSNGKLETKCTDDCLFSAEYHSGHLALRDRHGLYLSPIGSKAVLKSRSQTVTRDELFSLEDSLPQASFIAALNSKYVSVKQGVDVTANQDEIGENETFQLEFDWSAHRWALRTTQDRYWCLSTGGGIQATGNRRSADALFELEWHGDGSVSFRANNGKLLATKRSGHLFATAEAIEETTKFYFYLINRPILVLKCEQGFVGYRAPGSNKLECNKAIYETILVERAQKGIVHFKGQNGKYWRVDGEGIAADSDVPCDGFFIELREPTRICLRSSDGRYLGATKNGTFKLVDTGYDTATQWEY